AAAGATCGGTCCCGGACAAGTGCCTACAAGCCCCCACCCAAGGCCAAAGAGCGTACCGCCAACTATGTAGCGTGTAAAGCCTTTTTCTTTATCGGCAATAATAATGGGCTGCCCGCTGATATCTTTCAGGTTACGGCGCTTTATAACCTGAACGCCTATCACGCCCGTTACCACAGCTACACCAATGATACCAAACATGTGGAACGACTGGAAATGGAACATTTCGTAAATGCGGTACCACGATACGGCTTCCGATTTTGTAAGTACGATACCGAACACCAGGCCTACCAGCAGGAATTTTATAAATTTCATGGTACTTTTAATTAAAGATAAGCGGTAATAACAGCCACGACATAATGAGGCCGCCAATGAAAAATCCGATAACAGCAATAAGCGAAGGCAGCTGCAGGCTGCTAAGCCCCGTAATGGCGTGGCCGGATGTACAGCCTCCCGCATAACGCGTGCCGAAGCCTACCAAAAGACCACCAAGCAATAGTATCCCGAGGATTTTTGGCGACTGCAATGCCTCGATGCTTGTAAGCGTATCTGGAAGCAGTTTGCCGTCGGGCTGGTCGATATGCATCTGCTGCAGTTCGGTCACTGTCTTAGGGTTCAGGTTAACACCCGATCCGTCACTCATATACGTTACAGCAAGCC
Above is a genomic segment from Flavobacterium album containing:
- a CDS encoding DUF6691 family protein, whose protein sequence is MKFIKFLLVGLVFGIVLTKSEAVSWYRIYEMFHFQSFHMFGIIGVAVVTGVIGVQVIKRRNLKDISGQPIIIADKEKGFTRYIVGGTLFGLGWGLVGTCPGPIFILIGAGFWGIGVVLLGSLLGTYLYGLIKNKLPH
- a CDS encoding YeeE/YedE family protein; amino-acid sequence: MYSFYGTWPWYISGFIIGMVMLSLIYFGKTFGMSSNLRTMCSMVGAGKTSEFFRFDWKAQRWNLVVVLGAMIGGWLAVTYMSDGSGVNLNPKTVTELQQMHIDQPDGKLLPDTLTSIEALQSPKILGILLLGGLLVGFGTRYAGGCTSGHAITGLSSLQLPSLIAVIGFFIGGLIMSWLLLPLIFN